The proteins below are encoded in one region of Pontibacter deserti:
- a CDS encoding FtsW/RodA/SpoVE family cell cycle protein, translated as MVKQWLQKNLQGDPVLWGIVLMFSLISVAVVYSATGTLAYKSHEGNTEYFLLKHSSLILVGLAFMWAAHKINYRYYSRLSLVALVLSVPLLLFAFFWGSNINDASRWITIPVINQTFQPSDLAKLALISYLASMLAKVQLQVKDWRKTLVPMLLWTVAICGLIALTNTSTAVLLFATCMLLMFIGRVPFRYLMTVFVIVLVVGSGALAAGQRLGTAVSRVEAFLDESETPFQLEQSYIAIATGGVVGKGPGNSDQRDILPHPYSDFIFAIIIEEYGLWGGAAVLFLYLALLYRGMVTVVNSTGAFGGLLSAGLSFSLVIQGMINMGVAVGLGPITGLPLPLLSMGGTSLIFTGISLGIILSVSRTDSEVTRAAVGAKDINAKIPVNA; from the coding sequence ATGGTAAAGCAGTGGTTACAGAAAAACCTGCAGGGAGATCCCGTGTTGTGGGGAATTGTCCTGATGTTCTCGCTGATAAGCGTGGCAGTGGTATATTCTGCCACAGGTACGCTTGCTTACAAATCTCATGAAGGCAATACGGAGTACTTCCTGCTAAAGCATTCATCCCTGATCTTAGTAGGTCTGGCATTTATGTGGGCTGCACATAAAATCAATTATCGCTATTACTCCAGATTATCCTTGGTTGCGCTGGTGCTTTCGGTGCCGTTGCTTCTGTTTGCTTTTTTCTGGGGATCTAATATTAACGATGCCTCCCGTTGGATCACTATCCCAGTTATTAACCAGACTTTTCAGCCTTCAGATTTAGCTAAGCTGGCCCTGATCTCTTACCTGGCAAGTATGCTGGCAAAAGTACAGCTGCAGGTAAAAGACTGGCGAAAAACCTTGGTGCCGATGCTGCTCTGGACAGTGGCTATCTGCGGTCTGATTGCACTTACCAATACTTCCACGGCGGTGTTGTTATTTGCTACCTGTATGTTGCTCATGTTTATTGGGCGTGTACCTTTCAGATACCTGATGACCGTTTTTGTAATTGTATTGGTAGTGGGTAGTGGGGCACTGGCAGCTGGTCAGCGACTTGGTACAGCTGTTAGTCGTGTTGAAGCTTTTTTGGATGAATCAGAAACTCCTTTCCAGTTAGAGCAGTCTTACATTGCCATAGCAACAGGTGGCGTGGTAGGCAAAGGGCCGGGTAATAGCGACCAACGTGATATACTGCCGCACCCGTACTCAGATTTTATTTTTGCCATTATTATTGAAGAATATGGTTTATGGGGAGGTGCCGCTGTTTTATTCTTATACCTGGCTTTGCTTTACAGAGGGATGGTTACGGTTGTGAACAGTACGGGTGCCTTTGGCGGACTTCTTTCTGCGGGGTTAAGTTTTAGCCTTGTGATACAGGGTATGATAAACATGGGGGTAGCAGTCGGGCTAGGCCCGATCACAGGTTTGCCCTTACCGCTTTTAAGTATGGGTGGTACCTCTCTGATCTTTACAGGTATATCGTTGGGTATTATACTTAGTGTAAGCCGCACCGATAGTGAAGTGACCCGCGCAGCAGTTGGAGCGAAAGATATAAATGCTAAAATTCCTGTAAATGCCTAA
- the murD gene encoding UDP-N-acetylmuramoyl-L-alanine--D-glutamate ligase, which produces MKIAILGAGESGVGAALLAQAKGLDVFVSDMGQIKDQYKAKLATAAIPFEEGTHTLDRILDANEIIKSPGIPDKAAIIQEAAKRQIPVISEIEFAGRYTDAKFICITGTNGKTTTTLLTYHLLKSAGLNVGLAGNIGESLAEKVIDDKHDYYVLELSSFQLDNMYQFKANIAVLLNITPDHLDRYGYSMEKYAASKLRVAQNMTGSDYFIYNADDQNIRKAFDAAAFAGTTIPFSLEGAEGAKIKYDGSTIKLGINTSEASIDASKSSLIGKHNQYNTMAAVAVAKLLQVSEESIARSLETFQNADHRLQLVGVAKDVSYINDSKATNVEAVWYALEGIKQPIIWIAGGVDKGNDYTTLEPLAREKVKVLICLGKDNKKLERSFNKVVPIIAETDSIEYAVRMAKLLAVPGDVVLLSPACASFDLFNNYEHRGERFKEAVEKIVLKR; this is translated from the coding sequence ATGAAGATAGCTATACTTGGAGCGGGAGAAAGTGGCGTTGGAGCCGCATTACTGGCACAGGCCAAAGGGCTTGATGTTTTTGTGTCGGACATGGGGCAGATCAAAGATCAGTATAAAGCCAAGCTGGCGACAGCTGCTATCCCATTCGAAGAAGGAACACACACCCTTGATAGAATTTTAGATGCTAACGAAATCATTAAAAGTCCTGGCATTCCTGATAAAGCTGCAATTATACAAGAAGCAGCCAAAAGACAGATACCGGTAATTTCAGAAATAGAGTTTGCCGGCAGGTATACTGATGCCAAGTTTATCTGCATAACAGGTACTAACGGCAAAACCACTACAACCTTGCTTACTTATCACCTGCTGAAGAGTGCTGGCTTGAATGTAGGCCTGGCAGGCAACATAGGCGAGAGCCTGGCAGAAAAAGTGATCGACGATAAGCACGATTACTATGTGCTGGAGCTGAGTAGTTTCCAACTGGATAACATGTACCAGTTCAAAGCCAACATTGCGGTTTTACTGAATATTACACCAGATCACCTGGACCGCTACGGTTATAGCATGGAAAAATACGCAGCGTCAAAATTACGTGTAGCCCAGAACATGACCGGCAGCGACTACTTCATTTACAATGCAGATGACCAGAATATCCGGAAGGCTTTTGATGCAGCAGCTTTTGCAGGGACAACAATTCCTTTCTCGCTGGAGGGTGCGGAAGGTGCCAAAATAAAATACGACGGCTCAACTATAAAGCTGGGTATTAATACTTCTGAAGCAAGTATAGATGCCTCCAAATCCAGTCTTATTGGAAAGCACAACCAATACAATACCATGGCCGCTGTGGCGGTAGCAAAATTGCTGCAGGTGTCCGAAGAAAGTATAGCCAGATCGCTGGAGACATTCCAGAACGCAGATCACAGATTGCAACTGGTAGGTGTGGCCAAAGATGTAAGCTACATCAACGACTCGAAAGCAACCAACGTGGAAGCAGTGTGGTATGCACTGGAAGGTATAAAACAACCGATCATCTGGATTGCGGGTGGGGTAGATAAAGGTAATGACTATACCACGCTGGAGCCGTTGGCTCGCGAAAAAGTGAAAGTGCTGATCTGCCTGGGCAAGGATAACAAAAAACTGGAGCGATCATTTAACAAGGTTGTGCCAATTATTGCCGAAACAGATTCGATTGAATATGCGGTGCGCATGGCAAAATTACTGGCGGTGCCTGGTGATGTAGTGCTGTTGTCACCGGCCTGTGCAAGTTTCGACCTGTTCAACAACTACGAGCACCGTGGAGAACGCTTTAAAGAAGCAGTAGAGAAAATAGTTTTAAAGAGATAG
- the mraY gene encoding phospho-N-acetylmuramoyl-pentapeptide-transferase yields MLYYLFTYLDREYDLFGAGVFQYISFRAGMAVLVSLLIAMIFGGKLIRVLQRKQVGESIRDLGLEGQMEKKGTPTMGGLIILLAILVPTLLFARLDNIYIILMLVSTVWLGIIGFLDDYIKVFRKNKEGLAGRFKILGQIGLGLIVGLTLYFNDDVVVRQYIFSDGGTSAVNASKKYMDVHSMITTIPFRKNNELDYCNLFSFAGPLFQGWSCYLYIPFVILVITAVSNGANITDGIDGLAAGTSAIIGLTLAIFAWVSGNTIFADYLDIMFIPNSGELTIFCLAFVGACVGFLWYNTYPAQVFMGDTGSLSIGGIIAVLALIVRKELLIPILCGIFLIENLSVMLQVSYFKYTKKKYGEGRRIFKMSPLHHHYQKLGYHESKIVGRFWIVGIMLAILTLATLKLR; encoded by the coding sequence ATGCTATACTACCTTTTTACTTACCTGGATCGGGAATATGATTTGTTTGGAGCCGGCGTGTTCCAGTACATTTCCTTCCGTGCTGGTATGGCCGTACTGGTGTCGCTGCTGATCGCGATGATTTTTGGCGGTAAACTAATCAGAGTATTACAGCGCAAGCAGGTGGGTGAAAGTATCCGCGATCTGGGCCTGGAGGGACAGATGGAGAAAAAGGGTACACCAACAATGGGTGGCCTTATCATTCTGTTAGCTATACTTGTACCTACACTCCTATTTGCAAGACTGGACAATATCTATATCATCCTGATGCTGGTATCTACAGTTTGGTTAGGTATCATAGGTTTCCTCGATGATTATATCAAGGTATTCAGAAAGAACAAGGAGGGGCTGGCAGGTCGCTTCAAAATTCTGGGACAGATCGGGCTTGGGCTTATAGTTGGCCTTACCTTATACTTTAACGATGACGTGGTAGTGCGTCAGTATATCTTTTCAGATGGTGGAACTTCAGCTGTAAACGCATCTAAAAAGTACATGGATGTGCACAGCATGATCACGACCATCCCGTTCCGCAAAAATAACGAATTAGACTACTGTAACCTGTTCTCATTTGCTGGTCCGTTGTTCCAGGGCTGGTCTTGCTACCTGTACATTCCCTTCGTTATCCTGGTGATAACAGCTGTATCAAATGGCGCTAATATAACCGATGGTATTGATGGTCTGGCAGCTGGTACTTCGGCAATTATTGGTCTGACGCTGGCTATTTTTGCATGGGTTTCCGGTAACACCATTTTTGCTGATTACCTGGATATCATGTTCATTCCGAACTCAGGTGAGCTTACTATTTTCTGTCTGGCTTTTGTAGGGGCATGTGTTGGTTTCCTGTGGTATAATACCTATCCGGCGCAGGTTTTTATGGGCGATACAGGTAGCTTATCTATTGGTGGTATCATTGCAGTGCTGGCCCTTATCGTTAGAAAAGAACTACTTATACCTATACTTTGCGGCATTTTCCTGATCGAAAATTTATCGGTGATGCTGCAGGTAAGTTACTTTAAGTACACAAAAAAGAAGTATGGCGAAGGACGCCGCATTTTTAAAATGTCACCATTGCACCACCACTATCAGAAGCTGGGTTACCATGAGTCTAAGATCGTTGGCCGTTTCTGGATTGTAGGTATCATGCTGGCCATTTTAACACTGGCAACTCTTAAACTTCGCTAA
- a CDS encoding UDP-N-acetylmuramoyl-L-alanyl-D-glutamate--2,6-diaminopimelate ligase — MQLLQTLLHKVQVLNTIGSLDVPVESITFDSRKVQAGVLFVAVRGVQADGHAYMAKAAEANAVAIVCEELPEEKNAAVTYVVVKDSAEALGQMASNFYDNPSAKLQLVGVTGTNGKTTSVTLLHKLFRELGYHVGLLSTVQNQIDEEVIPATHTTPDAVTLNELLAKMVKAGCTHCFMEVSSHAMVQHRVAGLTFAGGVFTNITHDHLDYHGSFDEYIKAKKSFFDMLPKGAFALVNADDKRGSVMVQNTKASIHEFSLRKATEFKARIIDNTIQGLHLEIDGNEIWCKLIGTFNAYNLLGAYGVAVLLGEDPTETLTILSALDSAAGRFDYIVSDTQITGIIDYAHTPDALENVLNTVQQIRTPLQKVITIVGCGGNRDAAKRPVMADIACRLSDKVILTSDNPRFEEPQTILADMQKGVKPLDYKKTLSVLDRKEAIKTACMLAEPNDIILVAGKGHETYQEIQGVKYPFDDKQVLQETFQQLGK; from the coding sequence ATGCAGTTGCTGCAAACATTATTACACAAAGTACAGGTACTTAACACAATTGGCTCCCTTGACGTGCCTGTTGAAAGTATAACTTTTGACTCGCGTAAGGTGCAGGCGGGTGTGTTGTTTGTAGCAGTGCGCGGTGTGCAGGCAGATGGTCATGCTTATATGGCAAAGGCGGCTGAGGCAAATGCAGTAGCTATAGTTTGCGAAGAGTTACCGGAAGAGAAAAATGCGGCTGTTACCTATGTAGTAGTCAAAGATTCGGCAGAAGCTTTAGGCCAGATGGCATCCAACTTCTACGATAATCCTTCTGCTAAACTGCAATTGGTAGGCGTTACCGGTACAAACGGTAAAACTACTTCGGTAACGCTGTTGCACAAGTTGTTCCGTGAGCTGGGCTACCATGTAGGTTTGCTTTCTACGGTGCAAAACCAGATAGATGAGGAGGTTATACCTGCCACGCATACGACACCTGATGCTGTAACACTAAATGAACTGCTGGCTAAAATGGTGAAAGCTGGTTGTACGCATTGCTTTATGGAGGTGAGTTCGCATGCTATGGTGCAGCACCGTGTGGCTGGGTTAACTTTTGCAGGTGGTGTTTTTACCAATATCACCCACGACCACCTGGACTACCACGGTAGCTTCGACGAGTATATCAAAGCAAAGAAATCATTCTTCGATATGTTACCGAAAGGTGCTTTTGCACTGGTAAATGCTGACGATAAGCGTGGCTCTGTAATGGTGCAGAATACAAAGGCAAGTATACACGAGTTTTCCCTCCGCAAAGCCACAGAGTTTAAAGCGCGAATTATCGATAATACCATTCAGGGACTACACCTTGAGATTGATGGGAATGAGATCTGGTGCAAACTGATCGGTACTTTTAACGCGTACAACCTGCTGGGTGCTTATGGCGTGGCTGTATTGTTAGGTGAAGATCCGACAGAAACCTTAACTATACTTTCTGCCCTGGATTCAGCTGCCGGCCGTTTTGATTATATCGTTTCTGATACACAGATAACAGGTATAATTGACTATGCACATACGCCTGATGCCTTGGAGAATGTACTGAATACAGTGCAACAGATCCGTACGCCGTTGCAGAAAGTAATAACCATAGTTGGTTGTGGTGGTAACCGCGATGCAGCCAAACGCCCGGTTATGGCGGATATTGCCTGCCGCCTGAGCGACAAGGTTATACTTACTTCTGATAATCCGCGCTTTGAGGAGCCGCAAACCATACTTGCTGACATGCAGAAAGGCGTGAAACCGCTGGATTATAAAAAGACGCTGTCGGTGCTGGATAGAAAGGAAGCGATTAAAACAGCCTGTATGCTGGCCGAACCAAACGATATTATACTTGTGGCTGGCAAAGGCCACGAAACTTACCAGGAAATTCAAGGGGTGAAATATCCTTTTGATGACAAGCAGGTGCTGCAGGAAACTTTTCAGCAACTGGGGAAATAA
- a CDS encoding penicillin-binding protein → MNIKKSIVIRIRLAFLVICLFACAIVYKIGVIQFKDGEKWKAISKERRIHYQPVFATRGNIYSDNESILATSLPFYRVAFDPTIAEARTFNAGIDSLALLLSRFYGDRSEDYYRRKIKNARLSGRKYIRLNSRQINYQDKKMMAKWPIFRSGKNKGGVIFEKVEKRFKPFGMLAERTIGFINEDKNGAGLEFSFNNDLSGTDGEALFERIAGGSKPIYDGTEVKPQHGYDIKTTIDINLQDVAENALYKALEKTDAEYGTVIMMEVKTGEIKALANLGKTKGGYIEDYNYAVGDQGRTEPGSTFKLASMMALFEYAPGVKLTDSIDTGNGKYRIKNTYMTDAKTGGYGKITVQEVFEKSSNIGVAKLMEKHFSANQQAYVDYLDKFGLGNTLGFQMDGEARPFIKHPQDRTWYGTTLTSMAIGYETKLSPLQTLAFYNAVANNGTKIQPIIVKEIRKSDKVIQTFKTRVLVDKVCSDETLKKIKLMLEGVVENGTAKNIKSADYKVAGKTGTARKVKDGKYVMEYSTSFAGYFPADNPKYSCIVIIDSPKGVNVYGSDVAAPVFKELADKAYARDLGMHKPLRARVVPNKDSLPQVKAGSLDDLSTICNRLGISSHPKNSDEEWVKVNPNLRSLDFVPNPVLDGKVPDVVGLTLRDALFILGNQRLKVNVQGVGKRVEKQSLEAGTPINKVKQITIVLS, encoded by the coding sequence ATGAATATTAAGAAATCCATAGTTATACGTATACGGTTAGCCTTTTTGGTTATCTGCCTTTTTGCGTGCGCCATAGTTTACAAAATTGGAGTGATCCAGTTTAAGGATGGCGAAAAGTGGAAAGCGATATCCAAAGAGCGCCGCATCCATTACCAGCCGGTGTTTGCTACCCGCGGAAACATCTACTCTGATAATGAAAGTATACTGGCTACATCGCTGCCATTTTACCGTGTGGCCTTTGATCCTACTATAGCTGAGGCCAGAACTTTTAATGCCGGAATCGATTCGCTGGCTTTATTACTGTCGCGCTTTTACGGAGACAGGTCAGAAGATTATTACCGTCGCAAGATCAAAAATGCACGCCTTTCCGGACGCAAGTATATCCGTCTGAATAGTCGTCAGATTAATTACCAGGATAAGAAGATGATGGCGAAATGGCCGATCTTCCGGTCTGGTAAAAATAAAGGTGGAGTGATCTTTGAAAAAGTAGAGAAGCGTTTTAAGCCTTTTGGTATGCTGGCTGAGCGCACCATTGGTTTTATAAACGAAGATAAAAACGGAGCAGGACTTGAGTTCAGCTTCAACAACGATTTATCAGGTACGGATGGCGAAGCGCTTTTTGAACGTATTGCCGGAGGTAGCAAGCCAATTTACGATGGTACCGAAGTAAAGCCGCAGCATGGTTACGATATCAAAACAACAATTGATATTAACCTGCAGGACGTAGCAGAGAATGCGCTGTACAAAGCTCTGGAGAAAACAGATGCTGAATATGGTACAGTGATTATGATGGAGGTGAAGACAGGGGAAATTAAGGCATTAGCTAATCTGGGGAAGACCAAGGGCGGTTATATAGAAGATTATAACTATGCTGTAGGGGATCAGGGACGTACTGAGCCAGGCTCCACTTTTAAGCTTGCTTCTATGATGGCCTTGTTCGAATATGCTCCGGGAGTAAAGCTGACAGATTCTATTGATACAGGTAACGGGAAATACCGCATCAAAAATACGTACATGACCGATGCTAAGACAGGTGGTTATGGAAAAATAACTGTGCAGGAAGTATTCGAGAAATCATCCAATATTGGGGTAGCCAAGCTGATGGAGAAGCACTTCAGTGCCAACCAGCAAGCTTATGTAGATTACCTGGATAAGTTTGGTTTAGGCAATACACTAGGTTTCCAGATGGATGGGGAAGCTCGTCCGTTTATTAAGCATCCGCAGGACAGAACCTGGTATGGCACTACCCTTACCTCTATGGCAATTGGCTATGAAACAAAGCTTTCGCCATTGCAAACACTGGCTTTTTACAATGCAGTTGCTAACAACGGCACAAAGATTCAGCCTATTATTGTAAAGGAAATCCGCAAATCGGATAAAGTAATTCAGACTTTTAAAACAAGAGTGCTGGTTGATAAGGTATGCTCGGATGAGACGTTGAAAAAAATCAAATTGATGCTGGAAGGGGTTGTGGAGAACGGTACAGCCAAAAACATAAAAAGCGCCGATTATAAAGTTGCAGGCAAAACAGGTACAGCCCGAAAAGTAAAAGACGGGAAGTATGTAATGGAATACTCTACTTCATTTGCTGGTTATTTCCCTGCTGATAATCCGAAGTATAGCTGCATTGTGATCATCGATAGCCCTAAAGGGGTGAATGTGTATGGCTCTGATGTAGCAGCACCGGTATTTAAAGAGCTGGCAGATAAAGCCTACGCCCGTGACCTGGGAATGCACAAACCGCTTCGTGCTCGAGTAGTACCAAATAAAGACAGCCTGCCACAGGTAAAAGCAGGTAGCTTGGATGACCTCTCCACGATCTGTAACCGCCTTGGTATCAGCAGCCATCCTAAAAATTCAGATGAAGAATGGGTTAAAGTAAATCCAAATCTGCGTTCACTTGATTTTGTGCCTAATCCTGTGCTAGATGGAAAAGTACCGGATGTAGTAGGTTTAACCTTGCGTGATGCCTTGTTTATACTTGGTAACCAGCGCCTGAAAGTGAATGTGCAGGGAGTAGGCAAGCGTGTAGAAAAACAGTCGTTAGAGGCTGGTACGCCAATAAATAAAGTAAAACAGATAACAATAGTTTTAAGCTAA
- a CDS encoding FtsL-like putative cell division protein has translation MTKKASAPRANTVRLKPEEKAPKPKKRKGFSIFGLLEKYANVDALFEEGVPLKYLPRILFLTLLTLFYIGNTHYAEKTIRRIDKVKVETEDLRADYTTLKSDYMEASKQSEVARNVAPLGLEESSSPPYQVIVPADEY, from the coding sequence ATGACTAAGAAAGCAAGCGCACCAAGAGCAAACACGGTGCGTCTGAAGCCAGAAGAGAAGGCTCCAAAGCCTAAAAAGCGCAAAGGCTTCAGTATCTTTGGTTTACTGGAGAAATATGCCAACGTAGATGCTCTTTTTGAAGAAGGTGTTCCCCTTAAGTACCTGCCAAGAATTTTATTTCTAACACTGCTTACCCTTTTCTATATCGGTAATACCCATTATGCCGAAAAAACCATACGCAGAATAGACAAGGTTAAAGTAGAAACCGAAGACCTGCGCGCTGACTATACTACTTTGAAGTCAGACTACATGGAAGCCAGCAAGCAATCAGAAGTTGCCCGTAATGTGGCGCCGCTGGGCCTCGAAGAAAGTTCATCTCCACCTTATCAAGTTATAGTGCCGGCAGATGAATATTAA
- the rsmH gene encoding 16S rRNA (cytosine(1402)-N(4))-methyltransferase RsmH, whose product MEYHRPVMLEESVEALAIKPDGVYVDVTFGGGGHSALIVSKLTTGKLYSFDQDRDAEEQSKKLEGPNFQFVRANFRDLKKYLRLYRVKEVDGILADLGVSSHQFDEASRGFSTRFDGPLDMRMNYEHGDSAKDVVENYSEEQLHRIFGIYGEVKNAKTLARTIVEQRARKPIETIGDFKQAIRSCTPKGKENKYLAQVFQALRIEVNDEMKALEEMLVQAAEVLKPGGRLAVISYHSLEDRLVKNFIAKGKFFGEVEKDLFGNEIKPLDAVSRKPVVPTEEELLINSRSRSAKLRIAEKRHLDD is encoded by the coding sequence ATGGAATACCATCGTCCCGTAATGTTGGAAGAGTCGGTTGAAGCGTTGGCGATAAAACCGGATGGTGTGTATGTGGATGTGACCTTTGGTGGTGGCGGACACTCGGCACTTATAGTTAGTAAGCTTACGACCGGTAAGCTTTATAGTTTTGATCAGGACCGTGACGCAGAAGAACAGTCTAAAAAGCTGGAAGGACCAAACTTTCAGTTTGTAAGGGCCAACTTCCGCGACCTGAAAAAGTACCTGCGGCTGTACCGTGTAAAAGAGGTGGATGGCATACTGGCTGACTTAGGCGTTTCATCGCATCAGTTCGATGAAGCAAGCCGTGGTTTTTCTACCCGCTTTGATGGCCCTTTGGATATGCGCATGAACTATGAGCATGGTGATTCGGCTAAGGATGTAGTGGAGAATTACTCGGAAGAGCAGCTGCACCGCATTTTCGGTATCTACGGTGAAGTTAAAAATGCCAAAACGCTGGCCAGAACTATAGTTGAGCAAAGGGCTAGAAAGCCAATTGAGACAATAGGGGATTTTAAACAGGCCATACGCTCCTGTACGCCGAAAGGGAAGGAGAATAAATACCTGGCGCAGGTTTTCCAGGCGCTCCGGATTGAGGTAAACGACGAGATGAAGGCGCTGGAAGAAATGCTGGTACAAGCGGCAGAAGTGCTGAAACCCGGCGGAAGGTTAGCAGTGATCTCCTATCACTCACTTGAAGACCGGTTAGTAAAGAACTTTATCGCAAAAGGTAAGTTCTTCGGGGAGGTAGAGAAGGATCTGTTTGGGAATGAGATAAAACCCCTGGATGCTGTAAGCCGGAAACCGGTAGTGCCTACAGAAGAAGAACTACTTATAAACAGTCGCTCCAGAAGCGCTAAGCTAAGAATAGCAGAGAAAAGACATTTAGATGATTAA
- the mraZ gene encoding division/cell wall cluster transcriptional repressor MraZ yields MNFLSGEFECKIDPKGRLVLPAKIKANLPEASGNHVVLMRGFEPCLVLYPKAEWKVIYDKVAGLNEFNEEYRHFQRNFFRGNTEIELDGTGRFILPRTMARFAELDKEVIIVGLGNRVEIWNPDKYEEFLIKDQQNFSQLAQKFLGDKQETEPLQ; encoded by the coding sequence ATGAACTTCCTGTCAGGCGAATTTGAATGCAAGATAGACCCTAAGGGAAGGTTGGTTTTACCTGCAAAGATAAAAGCCAACCTGCCGGAGGCGTCTGGCAATCATGTGGTGCTGATGCGTGGTTTTGAGCCCTGCCTGGTGTTATACCCAAAGGCAGAGTGGAAAGTGATCTATGATAAGGTAGCCGGCCTGAATGAGTTTAATGAAGAGTATCGCCACTTTCAGCGTAACTTCTTTAGAGGAAACACTGAGATTGAGCTGGATGGTACAGGTCGTTTTATACTTCCGCGTACGATGGCGCGCTTTGCCGAGCTGGATAAGGAAGTGATTATAGTTGGATTAGGTAACCGCGTAGAGATCTGGAATCCGGATAAGTATGAAGAGTTCCTGATCAAGGATCAGCAGAACTTCTCGCAGCTGGCCCAGAAGTTTTTAGGTGATAAACAGGAAACCGAACCGTTGCAGTAA